Proteins from one Anopheles nili chromosome 2, idAnoNiliSN_F5_01, whole genome shotgun sequence genomic window:
- the LOC128722180 gene encoding UPF0692 protein CG33108 codes for MSNSTPSPSPSPPPPPPTPAPQQPKTTACHPTKTPLSELNLDVLNNSSNRNDKPNHNVILSSGECVWATQYPEIQKACFLHRVCQYAPPRELRVQNVEPILQNGPTCGLTAVSMIFDGAPSAKALLELAVARGYSNNGEMFSARQLNDLFELVLDEHRHLVEYKPVTHALVGGWMDDPNIQIKLRLGAMFLVPYDPDRNHTPCLNKGHRAHWALVVGYLIDQFDDFYVFARHGKTKNLALWSLRDLSRSNGNLIEFCQPAGHPNDTFVLPEGGMGGCNGLRCKFIMIEHYKAKNEIAL; via the exons ATGTCGAACAGCACTCCTTCGCCTTCTCCATCGCCACCACCTCCGCCACCGACACCCGCACCGCAACAGCCAAAGACGACCGCGTGCCATCCCACCAAAACGCCCCTCTCCGAACTGAACCTGGATGTGCTCAATAACAGCAGTAACCGTAACGATAAACCAAACCATAATGTGATTCTTTCGTCGGGCGAATGCGTCTGGGCGACGCAGTACCCCGAGATACAGAAGGCCTGCTTCCTGCACCGAGTCTGCCAGTATGCGCCGCCCCGCGAGCTGCGTGTGCAAAACGTCgagccgatcctgcagaacgGACCCACCTGTGGGCTGACCGCCGTCAGCATGATCTTCGATGGTGCCCCATCCGCGAAGGCTCTCCTCGAGCTGGCCGTCGCTCGGGGCTACTCTAACAATGGCGAAATGTTCAGTGCACGCCAGCTCAACGACCTGTTCGAGCTCGTGCTCGACGAACATCGGCATCTCGTCGAGTACAAACCCGTCACCCACGCGCTGGTCGGCGGCTGGATGGATGACCCCAACATCCAGATCAAACTACGCTTGGGGGCAATGTTCCTCGTGCC TTACGATCCTGATAGGAACCACACGCCCTGCCTCAACAAGGGTCACCGTGCGCACTGGGCGCTCGTCGTGGGCTATCTCATCGACCAGTTCGACGAC TTTTACGTGTTTGCGCGCCAcggcaaaacgaaaaacctcGCCCTGTGGTCGCTGCGAGATCTCTCCCGGAGCAATGGTAACCTAATCGAGTTCTGCCAACCGGCCGGACACCCGAACGACACGTTCGTGCTGCCCGAGGGCGGCATGGGCGGGTGCAACGGGTTGCGCTGTAAATTTATCATGATCGAACACTATAAGGCCAAGAACGAGATCGCACTCTGA